From one Triticum urartu cultivar G1812 chromosome 3, Tu2.1, whole genome shotgun sequence genomic stretch:
- the LOC125547665 gene encoding phenolic glucoside malonyltransferase 1-like, with the protein MDEASSHAAAKAAPVRAVAVSRVAPSVLGQGQRGERVKLSFLDSLWVVLPPIQRVFLYQLGEDGGSDDGFQAVVERLKRALADTLAHYLPLAGTLEYVVETGDAFVDCTNAGVAFIEAEGGMDVHRLAGDEAHDTLAFLSLVPELDARVLPAPVLSVQATRLSAGLAVGLSVHHAVADGRAVWRFMEAWSSAAREGSPVTKVLGPPHYSRDVISHPNADELAREMLKTVAPNLPKVRGQYDFSQRFLLARRTFYLGADEIRSLRRRIDDLASAEATAAGGDAPQPKPVSTFVALAALSWTAFVRSKGLGAGDDTYLAFLADLRSRLDPRVSEAYLGNCVRACLASCADAADLLGQAGILRAARAVQAAVAEMEAAPLSGTDKGWMQKLMRLPFQRLTNVAASPRFRAYEAADFGFGKPARVELVSMNHDGEMVLVGGRRDGEVQASVSMNPAHMDAFKACILG; encoded by the exons ATGGACGAGGCAAGCTCCCACGCCGCCGCCAAGGCCGCGCCCGTGCGGGCTGTCGCCGTTTCCCGGGTTGCGCCGTCGGTGCTCGGGCAGGGGCAGCGCGGGGAACGTGTGAAACTTTCCTTCCTTGATTCCTTATGGGTCGTGCTGCCGCCGATCCAGCGGGTGTTCCTGTACCAGCTTGGGGAGGATGGCGGCAGTGACGACGGCTTCCAGGCGGTGGTCGAGCGACTCAAGCGCGCTCTCGCGGACACGCTGGCGCACTACCTGCCCCTGGCGGGGACGCTGGAGTACGTGGTGGAGACCGGGGACGCCTTCGTGGACTGCACCAACGCCGGGGTCGCCTTCATCGAGGCCGAGGGCGGCATGGATGTGCATCGTCTAGCTGGCGACGAGGCGCACGACACCCTCGCATTCCTGAGCCTCGTGCCGGAGCTCGATGCCCGGGTGCTCCCGGCGCCCGTGCTGTCAGTACAGGCCACTCGTCTAAGCGCCGGCCTGGCGGTCGGCCTGTCTGTGCACCACGCAGTCGCCGATGGACGCGCCGTGTGGCGATTCATGGAGGCCTGGTCTTCTGCTGCCCGCGAGGGCTCCCCAGTCACCAAGGTCCTCGGCCCGCCACACTACAGCCGCGACGTCATCTCACACCCGAACGCCGACGAGCTCGCCCGCGAGATGCTAAAGACCGTCGCGCCCAATCTCCCAAAG GTGAGGGGGCAGTACGACTTCAGCCAGCGGTTCCTGCTGGCGCGTCGAACGTTCTACCTCGGCGCGGACGAGATCCGGTCGCTTAGGCGGCGGATCGACGACCTCGCCTCCGCCGAGGCTACTGCCGCCGGTGGCGACGCGCCCCAGCCGAAACCAGTGTCGACGTTCGTGGCGCTGGCGGCGCTGAGCTGGACGGCGTTCGTTCGTTCCAAGGGGCTCGGCGCCGGGGACGACACGTACCTGGCGTTCCTCGCCGACCTGCGTTCCCGCCTCGACCCGCGTGTGAGCGAGGCTTACCTCGGCAACTGCGTGCGCGCGTGCCTGGCGAGCTGCGCCGACGCGGCGGATCTCCTCGGCCAGGCGGGCATCCTCCGCGCGGCGCGGGCTGTGCAGGCCGCGGTGGCGGAGATGGAGGCGGCACCGCTGTCCGGGACGGACAAGGGATGGATGCAGAAGCTGATGCGGCTGCCGTTCCAGCGGCTGACCaacgtggcggcgagccctcggTTCCGGGCCTACGAGGCGGCTGACTTCGGGTTCGGGAAGCCCGCCCGCGTGGAGCTGGTGTCCATGAACCATGACGGCGAGATGGTGCTCGTCGGCGGCCGCCGAGATGGCGAGGTGCAAGCCTCCGTGTCGATGAACCCGGCGCACATGGACGCATTCAAGGCCTGCATCCTCGGCTAG